A portion of the Corynebacterium heidelbergense genome contains these proteins:
- a CDS encoding translation initiation factor IF-2 N-terminal domain-containing protein: MATTATKQQGIDLDNLGAKVRVHALAKMLGMSSAELIGVLGDNGYPGKKAASTLAKEDAAKITELVRPQSPKPAGKRGQKAEKDEAALGEERSEPTAPRKTGRKSTKKAAKSAAPKATKRAPKKAVKKPSTDQDADVPAKDEARPQSSGGPSAEPEDAAQSVETGEPRPDVETGELRPDVPMEATEETTEEPTEQAAQEPEENAANESVEKATEEAADRATTTVTTPRRRVRRIVRRVGARSAQQQASTPSGRDNREPLPPVIGGAASRGGQEAEEDATHLHPAERDSADFATEPVRLKGSTRLESRRRWRAENKEETKIVSRSEFLARRESVHRVMVVRDSERSDRPGLTTQVGVVEDGMLVEHFVTSDKQQSMVGNIYLGRVQNVLASMEAAFIDIGTGRNAVLYAGEMNWRSPHLHSRNRRIDSALHSGDQILVQVIKDPLGHKGARLTNRISFAGRFLVYFPGGTTAGISRKLPEPERKRLKTILSHVIPGEGGAIIRTAAENAPEEQIGEDVQRLHGQWEEIEQEEAKLRAAKGAKPRTLYEEPNMLVKVVRDLFNEDFAELLVDGDKSWRIVDNYVRRMAPDLRDRVKRWDPHQHGGQDVFAASDLDEQLQKALSRKVWLPSGGYLIFDRTEAMTVIDVNTGSFVGAGGNLEETVTQNNLEAAEEIVRQMRLRDLGGMIVVDFIDMVLQQNQDLVLRRLSECLGRDRTRHKVSEVTSLGLVQMTRKRLGTGLLETFTTTCQTCDGRGVIVHADPVEQDFTEPVRRDHGGRKERQQAKREQAKREEHIRRGEPARDSSSADAPEDRSGATAPDQPREQKDQRREERKPRRRTVRTEDRKTDRPAVEQPTQAQASHGEDSTAEHKSGATAEAPAGTRRSRRRRRIVRRSVADIAAEALRTSREADPEEPSNEDYASPEAHSEQPEPAGRATGRSTQSGPAEQPPATGVHGDPGATGGTAGGAGAARRRRRRIIRSAPPATAMETRPAGTRRSPAAKQNSASGRAQDAPRADESGGAREKTGGGNGGGRRTYSQAKAEFDNSPRRKRKTRGNSRSDVPPRPEDFDASADASKGNQNPERAPRRGAETKTPQSGNRSRRARRGRRTVRQG; encoded by the coding sequence GTGGCTACGACCGCTACAAAACAGCAGGGGATAGACCTAGACAACCTGGGGGCTAAAGTCCGGGTCCACGCGCTAGCGAAAATGTTGGGCATGAGTTCCGCCGAGCTCATCGGGGTGCTGGGCGACAACGGTTACCCCGGGAAGAAAGCCGCCTCCACGCTGGCGAAGGAGGATGCGGCGAAGATCACCGAGTTGGTGCGGCCGCAGAGCCCCAAGCCAGCCGGGAAGCGGGGGCAGAAGGCGGAAAAGGACGAGGCTGCGCTCGGCGAGGAACGGTCGGAGCCCACCGCACCAAGGAAGACCGGGCGGAAATCTACCAAAAAGGCAGCCAAAAGCGCAGCACCGAAGGCGACGAAGCGAGCCCCGAAGAAGGCGGTGAAGAAGCCCTCCACGGACCAGGACGCCGATGTACCTGCGAAGGATGAGGCTCGTCCGCAATCTAGCGGCGGCCCGTCGGCTGAGCCCGAGGACGCGGCCCAGTCTGTCGAGACCGGTGAGCCCCGGCCGGATGTCGAGACCGGTGAACTCCGGCCCGATGTTCCGATGGAGGCCACTGAGGAGACGACCGAGGAGCCCACAGAGCAGGCCGCCCAGGAGCCCGAAGAAAACGCCGCCAACGAGTCTGTAGAGAAGGCCACCGAAGAGGCCGCCGACCGCGCTACGACCACGGTGACAACTCCCCGCCGACGGGTGCGCCGCATCGTCCGCCGAGTCGGGGCTCGCTCCGCGCAACAGCAGGCATCTACCCCCAGCGGTCGGGATAATCGGGAACCGCTGCCGCCCGTCATCGGCGGGGCCGCCTCCCGCGGCGGTCAAGAAGCGGAGGAGGACGCCACCCACCTGCACCCCGCCGAGAGGGACAGCGCCGACTTCGCCACCGAACCGGTTCGACTCAAAGGCTCCACGCGACTTGAATCCCGCCGCCGCTGGCGCGCCGAAAACAAAGAAGAGACGAAGATTGTCAGCCGCTCCGAGTTTCTCGCTCGGCGGGAATCAGTTCACCGCGTCATGGTGGTGCGGGACTCCGAGCGCAGCGACCGGCCCGGCCTGACCACCCAAGTGGGCGTGGTGGAGGACGGCATGCTCGTCGAACACTTCGTCACCAGCGACAAGCAGCAGTCCATGGTGGGCAACATCTACCTCGGGCGGGTACAAAACGTGCTGGCCAGCATGGAGGCTGCCTTCATCGACATCGGGACAGGGCGCAACGCCGTGCTCTATGCCGGTGAAATGAATTGGCGCTCGCCGCACCTCCACAGCCGCAACCGCCGGATCGACTCCGCCCTGCACTCCGGCGACCAGATCCTGGTCCAGGTCATCAAGGATCCCCTCGGGCACAAGGGGGCGCGACTGACCAACCGCATCAGCTTCGCCGGACGCTTCCTGGTGTACTTCCCCGGCGGCACCACTGCCGGCATCTCGCGCAAGCTCCCCGAGCCCGAGCGCAAGCGCCTGAAAACGATTCTTTCTCACGTCATCCCGGGCGAAGGCGGAGCTATCATCCGCACCGCCGCCGAAAACGCGCCCGAGGAGCAGATTGGCGAGGACGTCCAGCGCCTCCACGGCCAATGGGAGGAGATCGAGCAGGAAGAGGCCAAGCTGCGCGCCGCCAAGGGCGCCAAGCCGCGCACCCTGTACGAAGAGCCGAACATGCTGGTCAAGGTCGTCCGAGACCTTTTCAACGAGGACTTCGCCGAGCTGTTGGTAGACGGGGACAAATCCTGGCGCATCGTGGACAACTACGTGCGCCGGATGGCCCCGGACCTCCGGGATCGCGTGAAGCGGTGGGACCCGCACCAACATGGCGGCCAGGACGTCTTCGCTGCCTCCGACCTAGACGAACAGCTGCAGAAGGCACTGTCCCGGAAGGTGTGGCTACCCAGCGGCGGCTACCTCATCTTCGATCGCACGGAAGCCATGACCGTCATCGACGTCAACACCGGATCCTTCGTCGGAGCGGGCGGCAATCTGGAAGAGACCGTTACCCAGAACAACCTGGAAGCCGCCGAGGAAATCGTGCGCCAAATGCGTCTTCGCGACCTCGGCGGGATGATCGTTGTCGACTTCATCGACATGGTCCTCCAGCAAAACCAGGATCTGGTGCTGCGGCGACTCTCGGAATGCCTCGGCCGCGACCGCACGCGCCACAAGGTCAGCGAGGTCACTTCTCTAGGCCTCGTGCAGATGACCCGCAAGCGCCTGGGTACCGGCCTGCTAGAGACCTTCACCACCACCTGCCAAACCTGCGATGGACGCGGAGTGATCGTCCATGCCGATCCCGTGGAACAGGACTTCACCGAACCGGTGCGCCGGGACCACGGCGGGCGCAAGGAACGCCAGCAAGCCAAGCGTGAGCAGGCGAAGCGGGAGGAACACATCCGCCGCGGCGAACCCGCCCGCGATAGCTCGAGTGCAGACGCGCCCGAGGACCGTAGTGGTGCCACCGCACCGGACCAGCCGCGGGAGCAAAAGGACCAACGGCGAGAAGAACGCAAGCCCCGCCGGAGGACCGTCCGCACGGAGGACCGCAAGACGGACCGGCCAGCGGTCGAACAACCGACCCAAGCCCAGGCGAGCCACGGTGAAGACAGCACGGCCGAGCACAAGTCCGGGGCGACGGCGGAGGCCCCCGCTGGAACGCGCCGCTCCCGGCGTCGTCGACGCATCGTGCGCCGAAGTGTCGCGGACATCGCCGCCGAGGCCCTTCGCACCTCGCGGGAAGCTGACCCCGAAGAACCGTCCAACGAGGACTACGCTTCGCCCGAGGCTCACTCCGAGCAGCCTGAGCCGGCCGGGCGGGCAACCGGGCGGTCGACACAGTCCGGACCCGCCGAACAACCACCAGCAACCGGCGTCCATGGCGATCCCGGCGCCACTGGCGGGACCGCAGGTGGGGCCGGGGCGGCGCGCCGTCGTCGGCGTCGGATAATCCGCTCCGCACCCCCCGCCACCGCGATGGAGACCCGACCAGCGGGCACCCGCCGCAGCCCCGCCGCGAAACAAAACAGCGCGTCGGGCAGAGCGCAGGACGCCCCCCGAGCGGACGAGTCCGGCGGAGCCCGGGAGAAGACGGGAGGGGGCAACGGCGGCGGCCGCCGGACGTACTCCCAGGCCAAGGCGGAGTTCGACAACTCCCCGCGACGAAAGCGCAAGACGCGGGGCAACTCCCGGTCCGATGTACCACCTCGTCCCGAGGACTTCGACGCGAGTGCGGACGCTAGCAAGGGGAATCAGAACCCCGAACGGGCCCCTCGCCGCGGTGCTGAGACCAAGACACCCCAGAGTGGCAACCGATCCCGTCGCGCCCGCCGCGGGCGCCGCACGGTGCGCCAGGGCTAG
- the folC gene encoding bifunctional tetrahydrofolate synthase/dihydrofolate synthase, with protein sequence MNDHRGEEPREVRLEDTGLVLPIDDIEPAVDTDQPAPERPVTPEDLAILVSVEEELNQRWPETKIDPTLSRVDMLMDLLGHPERSFAVIHVAGTNGKTSTVRMIEALLRAFHRRTGRATSPHLQLVTERIAIDGAPVHPRDFADTWLEIKPYVEMVDAHSQADGGPRMSKFEILVAMAYAMFADAPVDVAVVETGMGGRWDATNVANADVAVITPIGLDHTDYLGETIELIAAEKAGIIKSRWNADDLLSPPDNVSVIAEQDPAAMQVILQEAVAKDSAVARAGAEFQVEESAIAVGGQQLKIRGLGGAYTDIFLPLSGEHQARNAAVALAAVEAFFGAGAQRQLDVETVRAGFASVASPGRLERVRSAPSVFVDASHNPHGAQALAAAVGRDFEFRRLVGVVGVLGDKDARGILAALEPALDEVVVTEPKSPRALPVDVLVEYARDAFGEERVHVAEGLPGAIELATELAEDDGGDGLVHGAGVLITGSVVTAGEARALFGKTPE encoded by the coding sequence GTGAATGACCACCGTGGCGAGGAGCCGCGCGAAGTTCGGCTGGAAGACACGGGCCTTGTACTACCCATCGACGACATCGAACCGGCCGTCGATACGGACCAACCGGCACCCGAGCGGCCGGTCACGCCCGAGGACCTGGCCATCCTCGTCAGCGTGGAGGAGGAACTGAATCAACGCTGGCCGGAGACGAAGATTGACCCCACCCTCTCCCGGGTGGACATGCTCATGGACCTGCTGGGCCACCCCGAACGCTCCTTCGCGGTCATCCACGTGGCGGGGACGAACGGAAAAACCTCCACGGTGCGGATGATCGAAGCGCTGCTGCGCGCGTTCCACCGGCGCACCGGGCGGGCCACCAGCCCCCACCTGCAGTTAGTCACCGAGCGCATCGCCATCGACGGTGCCCCCGTCCATCCCCGCGACTTCGCGGACACGTGGCTGGAGATCAAGCCCTATGTGGAGATGGTGGACGCCCACAGTCAGGCCGACGGGGGCCCGCGGATGAGCAAGTTCGAGATCCTCGTGGCGATGGCCTACGCGATGTTCGCCGACGCTCCGGTGGATGTGGCTGTCGTGGAAACTGGCATGGGTGGGCGATGGGATGCGACCAACGTGGCGAACGCGGACGTGGCCGTCATTACCCCCATTGGCCTGGACCACACGGACTACCTGGGGGAGACCATCGAACTCATCGCCGCGGAGAAAGCTGGGATCATCAAGTCCCGCTGGAATGCGGACGATTTGCTGAGCCCGCCGGACAACGTGAGCGTCATCGCAGAACAAGATCCCGCTGCCATGCAGGTCATCCTGCAGGAAGCCGTTGCGAAGGATTCCGCGGTTGCCCGCGCCGGGGCGGAGTTTCAGGTGGAGGAATCCGCCATTGCCGTCGGTGGCCAGCAACTCAAGATACGCGGCCTCGGCGGCGCGTACACGGACATCTTCCTGCCGTTGTCGGGCGAGCATCAGGCCCGCAACGCCGCAGTGGCGCTGGCGGCGGTGGAGGCGTTCTTCGGTGCGGGTGCGCAGCGCCAGTTGGACGTGGAGACGGTTCGCGCGGGCTTCGCCTCCGTGGCCTCCCCCGGGAGGTTGGAGCGGGTGCGATCCGCGCCGTCAGTGTTCGTGGACGCTTCCCACAACCCCCACGGTGCCCAAGCTCTGGCCGCGGCGGTGGGGCGTGATTTCGAATTCCGGCGGTTGGTGGGGGTCGTCGGGGTTTTGGGGGATAAGGACGCCAGGGGCATCCTCGCGGCCCTGGAACCGGCGCTCGATGAGGTAGTGGTCACCGAGCCGAAGTCGCCACGGGCGCTGCCGGTGGACGTGCTCGTAGAGTACGCGAGGGACGCTTTCGGGGAGGAGCGGGTGCACGTGGCCGAGGGGCTACCGGGGGCCATCGAGCTGGCCACGGAGCTGGCGGAGGACGATGGCGGCGACGGGTTGGTGCACGGCGCGGGCGTGTTGATCACTGGGTCCGTGGTGACCGCCGGGGAGGCGCGTGCACTGTTCGGCAAGACGCCGGAGTAG
- a CDS encoding DUF4233 domain-containing protein has product MAQRARRDDRGGESEIEYGPLGPGHAPENDPLKGLRGVMAGTLIMEAIVVLLVLTVITRIDDGAAGTPGKIGYVVALGVAMVVAAFLQKRPWADKLNMALQVLTIAGVFVHVSMAVMGILFAAVWWYVYHLRKVLIERMRRGLLPAQHIGPSAR; this is encoded by the coding sequence ATGGCACAGCGAGCGCGGCGGGATGACCGGGGTGGCGAAAGCGAAATCGAGTACGGGCCGCTCGGGCCGGGGCATGCCCCGGAAAACGACCCGCTCAAGGGGCTGCGCGGGGTTATGGCGGGCACGCTCATCATGGAAGCCATCGTGGTGCTGTTAGTGCTGACCGTGATCACGCGCATCGACGACGGCGCGGCTGGAACGCCGGGCAAGATTGGCTACGTTGTAGCCCTGGGGGTGGCCATGGTCGTCGCCGCGTTTCTGCAGAAGCGCCCGTGGGCAGACAAACTCAACATGGCCCTGCAGGTTTTGACGATCGCTGGGGTGTTCGTTCACGTCTCCATGGCTGTGATGGGGATCCTCTTTGCCGCAGTGTGGTGGTACGTCTACCACCTGCGGAAAGTGCTGATTGAGCGAATGCGTCGGGGGTTGCTTCCCGCCCAGCACATCGGCCCGTCTGCGCGTTAG
- the rplU gene encoding 50S ribosomal protein L21 — MYAIVKTGGKQYKVAEGDLVKVEKIEGEPGSTVALTPVLLVDGADVTTGDKLQSVDVNAEIVEHTRGPKIRGMHYRNKTGYKRRYGHRQAVTVLKVTGIK, encoded by the coding sequence ATGTACGCGATCGTCAAGACCGGCGGAAAGCAGTACAAGGTTGCCGAAGGTGACCTCGTCAAGGTCGAGAAGATCGAGGGTGAGCCGGGTTCCACCGTGGCTCTCACCCCGGTTCTCCTCGTTGATGGCGCGGACGTCACCACCGGCGACAAGCTGCAGTCCGTCGACGTGAATGCCGAAATCGTGGAACACACCCGTGGACCCAAGATCCGCGGCATGCACTACCGCAACAAGACCGGTTACAAGCGCCGCTACGGCCACCGCCAGGCCGTGACCGTGCTCAAGGTCACCGGAATCAAGTAA
- a CDS encoding valine--tRNA ligase: MDGGQQVGVDRSGLLPSAWDPAAVEGTLYQEWVDAGYFTADPTSSKPPFSIVLPPPNVTGQLHMGHALDHTLMDQMARRKRMQGYEVLWLPGSDHAGIATQTKVEANLKETEGKDRFDYGREEFTDRVWEWKDKYGSGITSQMRAVGDSVDWSRERFTLDEGLSRAVQTMFKALYDRGLIYRANRMVNWSPVLQTAISDIEVTYSEDEGELVSIRYGSLNDAEPHVVVATTRVETMLGDVAVAVHPDDERYADLVGTTLPHPFLPDRHMVIVADDYVDPEFGTGAVKITPAHDPNDFALGQRHNLPMPTIMDTQGRIADTGTQFDGMDRYEAREKIRLALEEQGRIVARKHPYVHSVGHSERSGEAVEPRLSLQWWVKVEELARMAGEAVRHGDTVIHPASQEPRWFEWVDNMHDWTISRQLWWGHRIPIWYGPDGEVVCCGPDDEPPQGEGWYQDEDVLDTWFSSGLWPFSTMGWPDHSEELKRFYPTSVLVTGYDILFFWVARMMMFATFADTLEDSPLVGQGPRPQIPFRDVFLHGLVRDEKGRKMSKSLGNGIDPMDWVRDYGADALRFTLARGANPGVDLPVGEDSAQSSRNFATKLFNATKFALLNGAHVGELPDRAALTDADRWILDRLEAVRAQVDDALDRYEFSVANETLYRFAWGEFCDWYLEIAKVQIPRDWGENLPEAERVRGITTQLVLGRVLDAVLRLLHPAMPFVTEVLWRALVDGVPNYPESLTIATWPTADMTNGGVEADATAARRLKDVDQLVTQIRRFRSDQGVKPSQKVPARMDFAAADLAELEAAVRSLVRLETPGADFAATASIEVRLSQATITVELDTSGTVDLAAERKRLEKDLAGAQKELDNAAKKLNNQGFLAKAPEKVVEGIRSRQAVAREEHERISARLAQIAEQEQRRAGQ, encoded by the coding sequence GTGGACGGCGGGCAACAGGTAGGGGTGGACCGCTCCGGGCTACTGCCATCGGCGTGGGATCCCGCGGCCGTGGAGGGCACTCTCTACCAGGAGTGGGTGGACGCGGGGTACTTCACGGCCGATCCCACCAGCTCGAAGCCACCGTTTTCCATTGTCCTGCCGCCGCCTAATGTCACCGGTCAGCTGCACATGGGGCATGCCCTGGACCACACCCTCATGGACCAGATGGCGCGCCGCAAGCGCATGCAGGGATACGAGGTGCTGTGGTTGCCCGGCTCCGACCACGCGGGCATCGCCACCCAAACCAAGGTCGAAGCGAACCTGAAGGAGACCGAGGGCAAGGATCGCTTCGACTACGGGCGCGAGGAGTTTACCGACCGCGTCTGGGAGTGGAAGGACAAGTACGGTTCGGGTATCACCAGCCAGATGCGGGCCGTCGGAGACTCCGTGGACTGGTCCCGCGAGCGGTTCACTCTGGATGAGGGGCTCTCCCGCGCGGTCCAGACAATGTTCAAGGCGCTCTACGACCGGGGCTTGATCTACCGGGCTAACCGCATGGTCAACTGGTCCCCAGTTCTTCAGACGGCAATCTCGGACATCGAGGTGACCTACTCCGAGGACGAGGGGGAGCTGGTCTCCATCCGCTACGGTTCCCTCAACGACGCGGAACCTCACGTTGTTGTCGCCACCACCCGCGTGGAAACGATGCTGGGCGACGTGGCCGTGGCCGTGCACCCAGACGATGAGCGCTACGCCGACCTCGTCGGCACCACCTTGCCGCACCCCTTCTTGCCCGACCGCCACATGGTCATCGTCGCGGACGACTACGTGGATCCGGAGTTCGGTACCGGGGCAGTGAAGATTACCCCCGCACACGACCCCAACGACTTCGCCCTTGGACAGCGGCACAACCTGCCGATGCCGACCATCATGGACACGCAAGGTCGAATCGCGGATACCGGCACCCAGTTCGACGGGATGGATCGCTACGAGGCACGCGAGAAGATCCGGCTTGCCCTGGAGGAGCAGGGGCGGATCGTCGCTCGCAAGCACCCCTACGTGCACTCCGTGGGACACTCCGAGCGTTCCGGGGAGGCTGTGGAACCTCGCCTGAGCCTGCAGTGGTGGGTCAAGGTTGAGGAGTTGGCCCGCATGGCCGGTGAGGCCGTGCGGCACGGAGATACCGTGATCCACCCCGCCAGCCAGGAACCGCGCTGGTTCGAGTGGGTGGACAACATGCACGACTGGACGATCTCCCGCCAGTTGTGGTGGGGGCACCGCATCCCCATCTGGTACGGGCCCGACGGGGAAGTGGTGTGCTGCGGGCCGGACGATGAACCGCCGCAGGGGGAGGGCTGGTACCAGGATGAGGACGTTCTGGATACCTGGTTCAGCTCCGGCTTGTGGCCCTTTTCCACGATGGGCTGGCCGGACCACAGCGAGGAGCTCAAGCGCTTCTATCCCACGTCCGTGCTGGTCACCGGCTACGACATCCTGTTTTTCTGGGTGGCCCGCATGATGATGTTCGCCACCTTTGCGGACACCCTCGAGGACTCCCCGCTGGTCGGGCAGGGCCCCCGCCCCCAGATCCCGTTCCGCGATGTGTTCCTCCACGGGCTCGTGCGCGACGAAAAGGGGCGCAAGATGTCCAAGTCCCTGGGCAACGGAATCGACCCCATGGACTGGGTGCGGGACTACGGCGCGGACGCCCTCCGGTTCACCCTGGCCCGCGGCGCGAACCCCGGCGTAGACCTGCCCGTGGGGGAGGACTCCGCGCAGTCCTCCCGCAACTTCGCCACCAAGCTGTTCAACGCCACGAAGTTTGCCCTCCTCAACGGGGCCCACGTCGGGGAGCTGCCGGACCGCGCCGCGCTGACGGATGCCGACCGGTGGATCCTGGACCGGCTGGAAGCGGTGCGGGCACAGGTCGACGATGCCCTGGACCGCTACGAATTCTCCGTGGCCAACGAAACCCTGTACCGTTTCGCTTGGGGTGAGTTCTGCGACTGGTACCTGGAGATCGCCAAGGTGCAGATCCCCCGAGATTGGGGCGAGAACCTCCCGGAGGCAGAGCGGGTCCGCGGCATCACCACGCAACTGGTGCTGGGGCGGGTTTTGGACGCGGTACTGCGCCTGCTGCACCCGGCAATGCCGTTCGTTACGGAGGTCTTGTGGCGCGCTCTGGTTGATGGCGTCCCCAATTATCCAGAATCCCTGACCATTGCTACCTGGCCCACCGCAGACATGACCAATGGGGGTGTGGAGGCAGACGCCACTGCGGCGCGCCGGTTGAAAGACGTTGACCAGCTAGTCACACAAATCCGCCGGTTCCGCTCCGATCAGGGAGTCAAACCCTCCCAGAAGGTGCCCGCGCGGATGGACTTCGCTGCGGCAGACCTGGCGGAGCTGGAAGCTGCGGTGCGCTCGCTGGTGCGACTGGAGACCCCCGGTGCGGACTTCGCGGCCACGGCCTCCATCGAGGTGCGGCTGTCCCAGGCGACGATCACGGTAGAGCTGGATACCTCCGGAACCGTGGACCTGGCCGCCGAGCGCAAGCGGCTGGAAAAGGACCTGGCCGGAGCGCAAAAGGAGCTGGACAACGCGGCGAAGAAGCTGAACAACCAGGGCTTTCTGGCCAAGGCGCCGGAGAAGGTGGTCGAGGGGATTCGGAGCCGGCAGGCTGTGGCTCGTGAGGAGCACGAGCGCATCAGTGCCCGACTGGCCCAGATTGCGGAGCAAGAGCAACGGCGGGCCGGTCAGTGA
- the obgE gene encoding GTPase ObgE yields MARFVDRVVLHLQAGDGGHGCSSVRREKFVPLGGPDGGNGGHGGDILLEVDPQVHTLLDFHFHPHIKAPRGNNGAGDHRHGARGEDLVVKVPEGTVVIDADGTVLADLTGKGTRIIAAAGGHGGLGNAALASKTRKAPGFALLGEPGETKDITLELKSMADVGLVGFPSAGKSSLISVLSAARPKIADYPFTTLAPNLGVVTVGHDTFTLADVPGLIPGASEGKGLGLDFLRHIERTAVLAHVVDAASLESQRNPVDDIRALEEELARYQSELATDSGLGDLRDRPRVIILNKMDVPEAADMADLQEEELAQFGWPIFRISTVARQGLKELSYALMEAVREHRETVTTEPKPAPVITPKGLRKHGGRFADFTVRADPTEPDAFIVSGEKVERWIRQTDFENDEAVGYLADRLAKAGVEEALYKAGAQAGLEVTIGAITFEWDPQTAAGVDITRTGRGTDMRLEQTQRSTAEQRKRDSQARRGLIDELDFGEGQEADTERWQG; encoded by the coding sequence ATGGCCCGCTTCGTAGACCGCGTTGTTCTCCACCTCCAAGCCGGCGACGGCGGACACGGTTGCTCCTCCGTGCGCCGCGAAAAGTTTGTCCCCCTCGGCGGACCCGACGGAGGCAACGGCGGCCACGGTGGGGACATCCTGTTGGAGGTAGACCCCCAGGTGCACACCCTCTTGGACTTCCACTTCCACCCCCACATCAAAGCCCCCCGCGGCAACAACGGCGCCGGGGATCACCGCCACGGAGCTCGCGGCGAGGACCTCGTTGTCAAAGTCCCGGAGGGGACGGTTGTCATCGACGCTGACGGGACGGTCCTCGCCGACCTCACCGGGAAAGGCACGCGCATCATCGCTGCAGCCGGAGGGCACGGTGGACTGGGCAACGCGGCGTTGGCGTCCAAAACCAGAAAAGCCCCCGGATTCGCCCTCCTGGGAGAACCGGGCGAGACCAAAGACATCACCCTCGAACTCAAATCCATGGCGGATGTGGGGCTCGTCGGTTTTCCTTCCGCCGGCAAGAGTTCGCTGATCTCGGTTCTCTCGGCGGCACGGCCGAAGATCGCGGATTACCCGTTCACAACGCTTGCCCCCAACCTGGGTGTGGTCACCGTCGGCCACGACACCTTCACCCTCGCCGACGTGCCCGGCCTCATCCCCGGCGCCTCCGAGGGCAAGGGCCTGGGCCTGGACTTCCTCCGGCACATCGAACGCACCGCCGTGCTCGCCCACGTCGTGGACGCCGCCAGCCTGGAATCTCAGCGCAACCCCGTCGATGACATTCGCGCGCTCGAGGAGGAGCTCGCCCGCTACCAATCCGAACTGGCCACGGACTCCGGCCTCGGGGACCTGCGCGACCGCCCCCGCGTCATCATCCTCAACAAGATGGACGTCCCGGAAGCCGCAGACATGGCGGACCTCCAAGAGGAGGAACTGGCCCAGTTCGGCTGGCCCATCTTCCGTATCTCCACCGTCGCCCGCCAAGGGCTCAAAGAGCTGAGCTACGCCCTGATGGAGGCAGTCCGCGAACACCGCGAAACGGTGACAACTGAGCCCAAGCCCGCCCCCGTCATCACCCCCAAAGGCCTCCGCAAACACGGCGGGCGCTTCGCGGATTTCACCGTCCGAGCCGATCCCACCGAGCCGGATGCCTTCATCGTCAGCGGGGAAAAGGTGGAGCGTTGGATTCGGCAGACCGACTTCGAAAACGACGAAGCGGTTGGGTACCTCGCCGATCGCCTCGCCAAGGCGGGTGTGGAGGAGGCGCTGTACAAGGCCGGAGCTCAGGCCGGATTGGAGGTCACCATCGGCGCCATCACCTTCGAATGGGACCCCCAAACCGCCGCGGGCGTGGACATCACCCGCACCGGCCGGGGCACCGACATGCGCCTGGAACAAACCCAGCGCTCCACCGCGGAACAGCGCAAACGCGACTCTCAGGCGCGCCGCGGCCTCATCGACGAACTGGACTTCGGCGAGGGGCAGGAAGCCGACACCGAGCGCTGGCAGGGCTAA
- the ndk gene encoding nucleoside-diphosphate kinase gives MTERTLILIKPDGVQRGLVGDIIARIEQKGLKLAALDLRVTDRETAEKHYAEHADKPFFGELVDFITSAPLVAGIVEGDRAIEAWRQLAGGTDPVSKATPGTIRGDLALSVAENVVHGSDSPESAEREISIWFPNL, from the coding sequence ATGACTGAACGCACTCTCATCTTGATTAAGCCCGACGGTGTCCAGCGTGGACTGGTTGGCGATATCATCGCCCGAATCGAGCAAAAGGGCCTCAAACTGGCCGCCCTGGACCTGCGGGTCACCGACCGCGAAACCGCAGAAAAGCACTACGCCGAGCACGCGGACAAGCCCTTCTTCGGCGAGCTTGTGGACTTCATCACCAGTGCTCCGCTGGTCGCGGGGATTGTCGAGGGGGATCGTGCGATTGAGGCTTGGCGCCAGCTGGCCGGTGGGACCGACCCGGTGAGCAAGGCAACTCCCGGAACGATCCGTGGGGACTTGGCCCTGTCCGTGGCTGAGAACGTTGTGCATGGCTCCGATTCCCCGGAGTCGGCGGAGCGGGAGATCTCCATCTGGTTCCCTAACCTGTAA
- the rpmA gene encoding 50S ribosomal protein L27, producing MAHKKGASSSNNGRDSEAKRLGVKRFGGQKVKAGEILIRQRGTSFHPGENVGRGGDDTLFALKAGEVKFSIKRKRRMINIVENAEATTAGTTAVEAAETAFA from the coding sequence ATGGCACACAAGAAGGGTGCATCAAGCTCCAACAACGGCCGCGATTCTGAGGCCAAGCGTCTCGGCGTTAAGCGCTTCGGCGGCCAAAAGGTCAAAGCCGGCGAGATCCTGATCCGCCAGCGCGGCACCTCGTTCCACCCGGGCGAGAACGTCGGACGAGGCGGGGACGATACCCTCTTCGCCCTCAAGGCCGGCGAGGTCAAGTTCTCCATCAAGCGCAAGCGCCGCATGATCAACATCGTGGAGAACGCAGAGGCCACCACCGCAGGCACCACCGCCGTGGAGGCAGCCGAAACCGCATTCGCCTAA